The nucleotide sequence GGTAGAACTCGTGCTTCAGCGTGGACCAGAACGACTCAGCCATCGCGTTGTCGAAGCACACCCCGGTGCGTCCCATCGACTGCTCCACCCCGAGGCGTTTCGCGGCGCGGTGCAGTTGGTCGGAGGTGTACTGCGTGCCGCGGTCGGCATGGAACACGACCTGCCCCGGGACGTCACCACGGAGGGTTCTCGCCATAGTCAACGCGCGTTCGACCAGGTCACTGTCCTGGTGGGAGTCCATCGCCCAGCCCAGCACCCGCCGGGAACACCCGTCACGCACCACACACAGGTAGAGCCAGCCCTCCCCGGTCCGCAGGTAGGTGATGTCCGAGACCCACACCCTGTTCAACTCTCCCGTGTCCCACTCGCGGCTGACCCGGTCGGGAATGTGGTGAGTCGGGACCCCCGGGATCGTGGTCACCGGCGAGAACGAGCGCGGGGAGATCCCCTCCAGACCCTGCCGACGCAACGACGAAGCGACCGTCTTCACGTTGACTGCCGTGCCCTCCTGGTGGAGATCAGCGGTGATCCTCGGCGCGCCGTAGACCTGGTCAGAGGCCTCATGCAGAGCACGGACCCGTTCATCCAAGCTCGCCTGCCGGCGAGCCCGGCTGCTCGGACCAGCCACGCGGCGCTGGGCCCACTGGTAGTAACCCGACCTGGACACCCGCAACAGCCGCGCCATCCGGGCCACCTCAAAGTTGGCCTTCTCCGCCGCCATCAGTTCGAACCGTTCGATCGTGGTGGCTTCGACGCGAAGAAGGCAGCTGCTTTTCCCAGGAACTCGTTGTCCTTGCGTAGCTCGCTGACTTCCCGACGCAACCGCTTCAACTCGGCCCGCTCGTCCAAGCTCAGATCGCCGTCGGGCTCGCCAGCGTCCCGATCACGCTCCGCCTGGACCCACCGCCCCAACAGCTGGGACCCGATACCCAACTCCTGGGCCACATGCGCGATCGGCCGCCCGGTGTCGATCACCAACCGAGCCGCCTCGGCCCGATACTCCGCCGTGTACCTCCGACGACTCTTCTTCTCTGCTGCCATCAGGCACCCTCCCGCGGAACCCACGATCCCGCTTACTCAGGTGTCCACAAATCCAGGGTAGGCCCAGAAGGCCTGCACGGTGGCGAGTGGCAGGCGCGGCGCGCGCTCAGGAGTGTGGGCGAGCAGCCGCTGCGGGACGCCGCGCTCGGCGAGATTCCGGGCGATGAGCCCGCCCAGGGCGCCGGTCGCGCCCGTCACGGCAATGGTCATGCGGTGCTCCTTCAGAGGTGGCAGATGGCGCGGATGCGGGTGGCGGGATCGCCACAGGAGCTCGTCCGGTCAGGCGAGCCCCTTGTCCGAGAGCCAGTCGGTGGCGATCGTCGCTGCGGGAAGCTCCTCGTCGACGCTGCGGGCGTTGAGCGCGATCAGGTCGTCGGGGGCCATGGCGGCGCTGACCTTGTTGATCACCGCGGCCGCCGCGTCGTCGACGTTGTCGCTGGCCAGCGGCACGACGTGCGAGGCGAGGAACAGCCCCTTGGTGTCCTGCAACGACACGAGGTCGTTCGCCTTGATCGCCGGGTCCGCCGTGTAGATGTTGGCCAGCTGGATGTCGCCGTCCTTGAGCGC is from Tessaracoccus palaemonis and encodes:
- a CDS encoding IS3 family transposase (programmed frameshift), with product MAAEKKSRRRYTAEYRAEAARLVIDTGRPIAHVAQELGIGSQLLGRWVQAERDRDAGEPDGDLSLDERAELKRLRREVSELRKDNEFLGKAAGLLRVEATTIERFELMAAEKANFEVARMARLLRVSRSGYYQWAQRRVAGPSSRARRQASLDERVRALHEASDQVYGAPRITADLHQEGTAVNVKTVASSLRRQGLEGISPRSFSPVTTIPGVPTHHIPDRVSREWDTGELNRVWVSDITYLRTGEGWLYLCVVRDGCSRRVLGWAMDSHQDSDLVERALTMARTLRGDVPGQVVFHADRGTQYTSDQLHRAAKRLGVEQSMGRTGVCFDNAMAESFWSTLKHEFYHRHTWPTRAQARREVARWIEVVYNRRRRHSALGYQRPVEFETTKTQTDTGRVTKDQAA